Proteins from a genomic interval of Ndongobacter massiliensis:
- the ftsH gene encoding ATP-dependent zinc metalloprotease FtsH, with protein MNKRTVTFRMVIAYLLPMALLLLILSTIRQGQMPQQELSVNDFRTMLKEDQVKSVHQQEQEYRGVLKDKTGTEFKVYVPTSMEPEIGEILTEKVAAGSLVVFGEPKAEPSVFLQMLPDFLFIGIMIFFLYSMNRRNQAQSGGMNAFGKSKARLNRDQNAAVKFADVAGLKEEKEELMEIVDFLKNPKKFSDVGARIPKGVLLVGPPGTGKTYLSRAVAGEAQVPFYSISGSDFVEMFVGVGASRVRDLFVEGKKNAPCIIFIDEIDAVGRRRGAGLGGGNDEREQTLNQLLVEMDGFDVNEGIIIMAATNRPDILDPAILRPGRFDRQVYVGMPDLRERVEILKVHLRNKRIAKDVDLDAVARATGGFTPADLENVCNEAALLTARNGLSEITPALFEEATIKVVAGPEKKSRRVIEEERKLTAYHEAGHAIVTRALPGTDEVNMITIVPRGRAGGFTAFLPEDDRSFRSRKQMLADLVSFLGGRAAEDLILDDISTGASNDIERATKLARSMIVRYGMSPQLGPVSYEEEEDGVFLGKDFGRVRAYSEETAVEIDQEVRAMIEKAYKGALQILKENRELLHRLAERLLECETIRREEFETLFQESGTESQLLQGVKYDFV; from the coding sequence ATTTTGTCCACCATTCGACAAGGGCAGATGCCGCAGCAGGAGCTTTCCGTCAATGATTTTCGGACCATGCTCAAAGAAGATCAGGTCAAGTCGGTGCATCAGCAGGAGCAGGAATACCGCGGGGTGCTCAAGGACAAGACGGGAACGGAGTTCAAGGTTTACGTTCCGACGTCCATGGAACCGGAAATCGGAGAGATTTTGACGGAAAAAGTTGCCGCCGGGTCGTTGGTAGTTTTTGGTGAACCGAAGGCGGAACCGTCCGTTTTCCTGCAGATGCTGCCCGATTTTCTCTTTATCGGGATTATGATCTTTTTCCTTTATTCCATGAACCGGCGCAATCAGGCGCAGAGCGGAGGCATGAACGCTTTCGGGAAGAGTAAGGCGCGGCTGAACCGCGATCAGAATGCGGCCGTGAAATTTGCCGATGTGGCGGGTCTTAAAGAGGAAAAAGAGGAATTGATGGAAATTGTCGATTTCCTGAAGAACCCAAAGAAATTTTCCGATGTGGGTGCGCGCATTCCGAAAGGCGTGCTATTGGTCGGTCCGCCGGGCACGGGAAAGACGTATTTGTCCCGCGCAGTGGCGGGCGAAGCGCAGGTGCCTTTCTACAGTATTTCCGGCTCCGATTTTGTCGAGATGTTTGTTGGCGTGGGGGCTTCCCGTGTGCGTGATCTTTTTGTGGAAGGAAAGAAGAATGCGCCCTGCATTATATTTATCGACGAAATTGATGCGGTGGGACGTCGACGCGGCGCGGGTCTCGGCGGCGGAAACGATGAACGCGAGCAGACGCTCAATCAGCTTCTGGTCGAAATGGACGGCTTTGATGTCAATGAAGGCATTATTATCATGGCCGCTACGAACCGCCCGGACATTTTAGATCCGGCGATTCTCCGACCGGGGCGCTTTGATCGTCAGGTTTATGTCGGCATGCCGGACCTACGGGAACGCGTGGAGATTCTGAAAGTGCATTTGCGCAACAAGAGAATCGCAAAGGATGTGGACTTGGATGCTGTGGCGCGGGCAACCGGTGGCTTTACGCCGGCGGATCTGGAAAATGTGTGCAACGAGGCGGCACTTTTGACGGCGCGCAACGGGTTGTCGGAAATTACACCGGCGTTGTTTGAAGAAGCGACCATTAAAGTGGTTGCTGGACCGGAGAAAAAATCGCGGCGCGTGATTGAAGAAGAGCGCAAGCTCACGGCATATCATGAAGCCGGCCATGCGATTGTGACGCGTGCGCTGCCGGGAACGGACGAAGTCAACATGATCACCATTGTGCCGCGCGGACGTGCCGGCGGATTTACCGCGTTTTTGCCGGAAGATGATCGCAGTTTCCGTTCGCGCAAGCAGATGTTGGCCGATTTGGTCAGCTTTTTGGGCGGGCGTGCCGCGGAGGATTTGATTTTAGATGACATTTCCACGGGGGCGTCCAATGACATCGAGCGAGCGACCAAGTTGGCGCGCAGTATGATTGTGCGTTACGGAATGAGTCCGCAGCTCGGTCCGGTGAGTTATGAAGAGGAAGAAGACGGCGTCTTCTTGGGCAAGGACTTCGGCCGCGTGCGTGCGTATTCGGAAGAAACCGCAGTGGAAATTGACCAGGAAGTGCGTGCGATGATTGAAAAGGCGTACAAGGGTGCGCTGCAAATTCTGAAGGAAAACCGCGAGCTATTACATCGGCTGGCGGAGCGGCTGTTGGAGTGCGAAACGATCCGCCGCGAAGAGTTTGAAACGCTGTTTCAGGAAAGCGGAACAGAATCCCAGCTATTGCAAGGAGTAAAGTATGACTTTGTTTAA
- a CDS encoding DUF5673 domain-containing protein: protein MTLFKRMAETSQEAAQQGNARPAEGPFGSRMILLIYGALLLYFLYTIFKGYRARGKISQDRAVFSRKPRKLIYIVSGMIAVIGAYNIVLKEYFIGAVMAALGFVFLYSSMEKVVVAANGIYGDSKFYNWDIVRKWAWDKRSGDLILLVKERGKQDQNAIIRVGTENMVAVNDAIRKYKLNKGPAR from the coding sequence ATGACTTTGTTTAAGAGAATGGCCGAGACGTCGCAGGAAGCGGCACAACAGGGGAATGCAAGACCGGCGGAAGGTCCCTTCGGCAGTCGGATGATCCTGTTGATCTATGGGGCTTTACTTCTTTACTTTCTGTACACGATTTTCAAGGGCTACCGGGCGCGCGGAAAAATTTCACAGGACCGTGCTGTTTTTTCTCGCAAGCCGCGGAAACTGATTTACATCGTTTCGGGCATGATCGCGGTGATTGGCGCCTATAACATTGTCCTGAAGGAATACTTTATCGGGGCGGTTATGGCGGCCTTGGGTTTTGTCTTTTTGTATTCCAGCATGGAAAAAGTGGTAGTGGCGGCGAACGGAATTTACGGGGACAGTAAGTTCTACAATTGGGACATCGTGCGCAAATGGGCATGGGACAAGCGCTCCGGTGATCTCATTCTCCTCGTGAAGGAACGGGGAAAGCAAGATCAGAATGCAATTATTCGTGTGGGTACCGAAAATATGGTGGCCGTCAACGACGCCATTCGCAAGTATAAATTAAACAAAGGGCCTGCAAGGTAA
- a CDS encoding CTP synthase, which produces MTKFIFVTGGVVSGIGKGIAAASIGRLLKENGYSVFMQKFDPYLNVDPGTMSPYQHGEVFVTKDGAETDLDLGHYERFIDEELTKNSSITSGRIYNNVIRKEREGVYGGNTVQVIPHITDEIKAKVYRVAKESEADFIITEIGGTVGDIESQPFFEAIRQIHSQHPTDVLFVHTVLVPVIPGTDELKTKPAQHSFKQLMSYGIKPDVFILRAQEPITDEVRAKISLFCDLPLEAIIESRTVDLIYEVPLVFQDQGLDRYILKNFDMPAREGAAADWRAMCTRFKSADRAITVALVGKYMKLPDAYLSVTEALYDAGYSVGARVTIRLVDSEEFIEEDPAQVLDGVDGILIPGGFGERGVEGMIEAVRYVRENKIPYFGICLGMQVAAIEAARNLLGEADANSAEFEPNTPHAVIRLMEDQRDTVDLGGTLRLGNWDCHLVEGSLAHQLYGRADIVERHRHRYELNHSYRKPLDSVGLHLSGESRAHELVEVLERSDHPFFIAAQFHPEFRSRPNRPHPLFVGLVQACLTEQDKAEQ; this is translated from the coding sequence ATGACGAAGTTTATTTTTGTCACAGGTGGTGTCGTTTCCGGCATCGGAAAGGGGATTGCCGCAGCGAGTATCGGACGGCTGTTGAAAGAAAATGGCTATTCCGTTTTTATGCAGAAGTTTGACCCCTATTTGAATGTCGATCCGGGAACGATGAGCCCCTATCAGCATGGGGAAGTCTTCGTGACGAAAGACGGTGCGGAGACGGACTTGGATTTGGGACACTACGAGCGCTTTATTGATGAAGAGCTGACAAAAAATTCCTCGATTACAAGCGGTCGCATTTACAACAATGTCATTCGCAAAGAGCGGGAAGGCGTGTACGGCGGCAATACCGTACAGGTGATTCCGCATATTACGGATGAAATCAAGGCAAAAGTGTATCGCGTGGCGAAAGAGAGCGAAGCGGATTTCATCATTACGGAGATCGGCGGAACCGTCGGCGATATTGAGTCGCAGCCTTTCTTCGAGGCAATTCGTCAGATCCACTCGCAGCATCCGACGGATGTCCTCTTTGTGCACACGGTGCTGGTACCGGTGATTCCGGGCACGGACGAATTGAAAACGAAGCCGGCGCAGCACTCGTTCAAACAGTTGATGAGTTACGGCATTAAACCGGATGTTTTCATTCTGCGCGCGCAGGAGCCGATCACGGACGAGGTGCGTGCGAAGATCTCTCTCTTCTGTGATTTGCCGTTGGAGGCGATCATTGAATCCCGCACGGTGGATCTGATTTACGAAGTGCCGCTTGTCTTCCAGGATCAGGGTTTGGACCGCTATATTCTGAAGAATTTCGATATGCCGGCGCGCGAAGGCGCCGCCGCCGACTGGCGCGCCATGTGTACGCGCTTTAAGAGTGCGGACCGCGCCATCACGGTTGCTCTGGTAGGCAAGTACATGAAATTGCCGGATGCCTACCTTTCCGTTACGGAAGCACTGTACGATGCTGGCTACAGTGTGGGGGCGCGTGTGACCATTCGCCTCGTCGATTCGGAAGAGTTTATCGAGGAAGATCCGGCACAGGTGCTGGACGGTGTGGACGGCATTCTGATCCCGGGCGGCTTTGGAGAGCGCGGTGTGGAAGGTATGATTGAAGCCGTGCGCTATGTACGTGAAAATAAGATTCCGTACTTCGGCATCTGCCTTGGCATGCAGGTCGCTGCCATCGAGGCGGCGCGTAATTTGCTGGGGGAAGCGGATGCCAATTCTGCGGAATTTGAACCGAACACGCCGCATGCGGTGATTCGTCTGATGGAAGATCAGCGCGACACGGTGGACCTCGGGGGAACGCTGCGTTTGGGCAATTGGGATTGCCACCTGGTCGAAGGGTCTCTCGCGCACCAGTTGTACGGTCGCGCCGACATTGTGGAACGGCATCGCCATCGCTATGAATTGAATCACAGTTACCGCAAGCCACTGGATTCCGTGGGTCTGCACCTGAGCGGCGAAAGCCGGGCACATGAATTGGTAGAAGTGCTGGAACGCTCGGATCACCCCTTCTTCATTGCGGCGCAGTTCCATCCGGAATTTCGTTCCCGCCCGAATCGCCCGCATCCTCTTTTTGTGGGGCTGGTACAGGCGTGCCTGACGGAACAGGATAAAGCGGAACAATAA
- a CDS encoding ECF transporter S component, with translation MNKKEFLGGFTARSIAQIGLLLAIILFMNATHIGYLPIGPIVATTMHIPVLIGAIALGPKVGFILGLAFGLTSFFNALQGLSGASSFIFMNPLISIVPRLILGVFSGLIAARFRRWKDGTARRVAIVFWGLLSVALTAYLLYSIHLQKGIWTSALLLGVVLCAFALTIFVDKGKSVAISFAAALSTMLHTALVMGFIYIFYADAYMIALGLAPEQALATVLSVCVVNGLPEMAVGVLITTPVCRALQKKG, from the coding sequence ATGAACAAAAAAGAATTTTTGGGCGGCTTCACCGCTCGCAGCATTGCACAGATCGGATTGCTTTTAGCGATCATCCTTTTCATGAATGCGACGCACATCGGCTACCTTCCGATTGGACCGATCGTCGCGACGACGATGCACATCCCCGTGTTGATCGGGGCCATTGCATTGGGACCGAAGGTTGGCTTCATTTTGGGGCTGGCCTTCGGTCTGACTTCGTTTTTCAATGCCCTGCAGGGATTGAGTGGAGCCTCTTCGTTTATTTTCATGAATCCGCTGATCAGCATTGTGCCGCGCTTGATATTGGGCGTGTTTTCGGGGCTGATTGCAGCGCGGTTTCGCCGCTGGAAAGACGGGACGGCCCGACGGGTCGCGATTGTATTTTGGGGGCTGCTGAGTGTCGCCCTGACCGCATATCTCCTCTACAGCATTCATTTACAAAAAGGCATCTGGACGAGTGCCCTGTTGCTCGGTGTCGTTTTGTGCGCCTTTGCACTGACGATTTTTGTCGATAAGGGAAAAAGCGTGGCCATCAGCTTTGCGGCAGCGCTCTCCACGATGCTGCATACGGCACTTGTCATGGGTTTCATCTACATTTTTTACGCGGATGCTTACATGATTGCCCTGGGACTCGCGCCGGAGCAGGCACTGGCGACTGTGCTTTCCGTCTGTGTAGTAAACGGACTGCCGGAGATGGCGGTCGGTGTTTTGATTACGACGCCGGTCTGTCGCGCTCTGCAGAAAAAGGGTTAA
- a CDS encoding type III pantothenate kinase, which produces MEKNTKEEYEEKSLLLTIDVGNSNMTFGVFAGDKILHQWRIQSNRDKTSDEYGIELEQILYHFGFTRRLFRDVIIASVVPNLMYTLSAMCRRFLKCEPIIVGQGTKTGMPIRYDNPREVGADRIVNAVGGYELYGGPLIIIDIGTAITHDVISANGEYLGGAIAPGIQIAAEALFMRTAKLPKIELVTPPSAIGKTTVQSMQSGIVLGFIGMIDYVTQCILADLHQTAGQTRILGTGGYARLIAKQSRYIQAIDKDITLHGLRIIYERTLRARRTAEEVRRGADDIETVQ; this is translated from the coding sequence ATGGAAAAAAACACAAAAGAAGAGTATGAAGAAAAGTCGCTTCTTCTGACAATCGATGTCGGCAACAGCAATATGACATTTGGTGTCTTTGCCGGCGACAAAATTTTGCATCAATGGCGTATCCAGAGCAATCGCGACAAGACTTCTGATGAGTATGGGATCGAGCTGGAACAAATTTTGTACCATTTCGGTTTTACGCGTAGGCTCTTTCGCGATGTCATTATCGCATCGGTCGTACCGAACTTGATGTATACCTTATCGGCGATGTGCCGCCGTTTTCTCAAATGTGAACCGATCATCGTCGGACAGGGTACAAAAACCGGTATGCCGATTCGCTACGACAATCCACGGGAAGTGGGCGCCGATCGCATCGTCAACGCCGTCGGCGGGTATGAGTTGTACGGCGGTCCCCTGATCATTATCGACATCGGAACGGCCATTACGCACGATGTCATTTCCGCAAATGGAGAATATTTGGGCGGGGCGATTGCACCGGGCATTCAGATTGCCGCCGAAGCGCTTTTTATGCGCACGGCAAAATTGCCGAAAATCGAATTGGTGACGCCGCCTTCTGCCATAGGAAAGACCACGGTGCAATCGATGCAGTCAGGCATCGTGTTGGGCTTTATCGGGATGATTGACTACGTAACGCAGTGCATTTTGGCAGATCTGCATCAAACTGCAGGACAGACGCGGATTTTGGGAACGGGCGGCTATGCCCGTCTGATCGCAAAGCAGTCGCGCTACATTCAGGCCATTGATAAGGACATCACGCTGCATGGTCTGCGCATCATCTACGAGCGCACACTGCGTGCCCGCCGCACCGCGGAAGAAGTGCGACGCGGCGCGGATGATATTGAAACGGTCCAATGA
- the dusB gene encoding tRNA dihydrouridine synthase DusB codes for MGLSPLAGVSDRTFRSLCFAQGCDFAVTEMVSARALAYEDARSLHLLEKGPQEGRLLVQLFGSDPKDFETALRKHPSVFARFDGIDLNMGCPAPKITKNGEGSALMKEPMRAARIVRTLVRCAAVPVSVKFRLGWDEAHQNYIEIGKMAQEEGSSHVTLHGRTTTQQYAGKADWVAVAALVDALSIPVFGNGDVDSPEQAEARLLETGCYGIAIGRGALGNPFLFRQICSYRETGRYEPVCRKERLNFLEALYRGEIAQKGHRVAVLEMRKHIGWALTGLVGSAAVKREINVLTDVDAVLARLRTFLDGENPDC; via the coding sequence GTGGGCCTCAGTCCTCTGGCCGGCGTCAGCGATCGCACCTTTCGGTCGCTTTGCTTTGCGCAGGGTTGCGATTTTGCAGTAACGGAAATGGTCAGCGCCCGGGCACTTGCCTATGAAGATGCCCGATCGCTGCACCTTTTGGAAAAGGGACCGCAAGAGGGTCGACTGCTTGTGCAACTTTTCGGTTCAGATCCGAAAGATTTTGAAACGGCGCTGCGAAAGCATCCGAGCGTTTTTGCACGTTTCGACGGCATTGATTTGAATATGGGTTGTCCGGCGCCCAAGATCACAAAAAACGGCGAAGGTTCCGCCCTTATGAAAGAGCCCATGCGCGCCGCCCGGATCGTGCGCACGTTGGTGCGCTGCGCGGCAGTTCCGGTGAGTGTGAAATTTCGTCTGGGATGGGATGAAGCGCATCAAAACTACATCGAAATTGGGAAAATGGCACAGGAGGAAGGGTCTTCGCATGTCACTTTGCATGGCAGAACGACGACGCAACAGTATGCCGGAAAGGCGGATTGGGTCGCCGTTGCGGCGCTCGTCGATGCACTTTCCATTCCCGTCTTTGGAAACGGCGATGTCGATTCCCCGGAACAGGCAGAAGCGCGATTGCTGGAAACGGGCTGCTACGGCATTGCCATCGGGCGCGGCGCTCTGGGCAATCCATTTTTGTTTCGCCAAATCTGTTCGTACCGCGAGACGGGGCGCTATGAGCCGGTATGCCGAAAGGAACGCCTGAATTTTTTGGAAGCGCTGTATCGTGGGGAAATTGCGCAAAAGGGGCATCGCGTGGCCGTTTTGGAAATGCGCAAACATATCGGTTGGGCGCTTACCGGGCTTGTCGGTTCGGCGGCAGTCAAGAGGGAAATCAACGTCTTAACCGATGTCGACGCGGTGCTTGCCCGCTTGCGCACATTTTTAGATGGAGAAAATCCGGATTGCTGA
- a CDS encoding cell wall metabolism sensor histidine kinase WalK — protein MKLRTRLSLYLVALLSFAVLLSGVLFLHLVTNTFRNYLLEEREANFYRLSADIGSIIRSQDALLTDEQLRLYAKETSVEIVLQDRDKNEVARYEGLENPNAKTIETRTYTLLSSAGEAIGSLRLSYDAVDSAFQRALHDFRSHLLQTAGLACLGVTALGCFAAVLLSSYITRPIAQLSRETRRLREKSYDLQLPRARIAEIQTLTEDLDFLSRTLQTQEEIRRQYAQDISHELRTPIANLLLHIEALQDGILTPDESTLATLHREIDRLTDIVERLRDTFEEAQSLFSYDMENIDLSREVLQNLDAFAPQLQSKKAQLIRAVEPRLNAHLDRRAFEHIQSNLLTNALKAIDEGGTIRVSLTKTSEGLLFSVRDNGIGIEKKDLPRLFDRFYRVDSARNSKNGGQGLGLSIVKAMTEAMNGEISVTSTPGKGSEFQILFR, from the coding sequence ATGAAACTTCGCACCCGTCTTTCGCTCTACCTCGTTGCCCTGCTCAGCTTCGCCGTATTGCTCAGCGGGGTTCTCTTTTTGCACCTCGTAACCAATACCTTCCGCAATTATCTGTTGGAAGAGCGGGAAGCGAATTTTTATCGCCTTTCGGCGGACATCGGCAGCATCATCCGCTCGCAGGATGCGCTGTTAACGGATGAGCAGCTGCGCCTCTATGCAAAAGAAACCAGCGTCGAAATCGTTTTGCAGGATCGCGACAAAAACGAAGTGGCGCGCTATGAGGGGCTTGAAAATCCGAACGCAAAAACGATTGAAACGCGCACCTATACCTTGCTTTCCAGTGCCGGAGAAGCCATCGGAAGCCTGAGACTTTCGTACGATGCCGTCGATTCGGCTTTTCAGCGCGCGTTGCATGATTTTCGGTCGCATTTGTTGCAGACCGCAGGGCTCGCTTGCTTGGGCGTAACGGCACTGGGCTGCTTTGCGGCCGTCCTGCTCTCGTCGTATATCACGCGCCCGATTGCCCAACTTTCGCGCGAAACGCGCCGTTTACGGGAAAAATCCTACGATTTACAGCTGCCGCGCGCACGGATTGCCGAAATTCAAACGCTTACGGAAGACCTCGATTTTCTTTCCCGGACGCTGCAGACGCAGGAAGAAATTCGCCGGCAATACGCACAGGATATTTCCCATGAATTGCGTACGCCGATTGCCAATTTGCTGCTTCATATCGAAGCCCTGCAAGACGGCATTCTCACCCCCGATGAATCGACCCTTGCAACCCTGCACCGGGAAATTGACCGTCTGACCGACATCGTCGAACGTCTGCGCGATACTTTTGAAGAAGCACAATCGTTGTTTTCCTATGACATGGAAAATATCGATTTATCGCGTGAAGTCCTGCAAAATTTGGACGCCTTTGCTCCTCAACTGCAATCAAAAAAAGCACAGCTGATTCGTGCCGTTGAGCCGCGCCTAAATGCACACCTGGATCGACGCGCCTTTGAACATATTCAATCGAATCTTCTCACCAATGCCTTAAAAGCGATTGATGAAGGCGGCACCATCCGCGTCTCCCTTACAAAAACTTCCGAGGGACTTCTTTTTTCCGTCCGCGATAACGGCATCGGCATTGAAAAAAAAGACCTGCCCCGACTTTTTGACCGCTTTTATCGCGTCGATTCCGCACGCAATTCAAAAAACGGTGGGCAGGGACTCGGCCTTTCGATTGTAAAAGCCATGACCGAAGCCATGAATGGTGAAATCTCGGTGACGAGTACGCCGGGCAAAGGCAGCGAATTTCAGATTCTCTTTCGCTAG
- a CDS encoding response regulator transcription factor, whose protein sequence is MEKPCILLAEDEEDIAKIEKSYLERAGYEVRLACDGEAALRIALESSPDLLLLDLMLPKKSGEEVLRAVRAHSSLPVIIVSAKSEENDRISGLQHGADDYLTKPFSPRELVERVRAVLRRTENTARAGILYTADGRLRIDLDRAQVKKDGQEIHLTKNEFSILWTLFSHPGKIYTREEIIETTFGIDYDAYDRAIDTHIKNIRQKIEDSPRKPVYIKTLYGLGYQAGGMNEPKDGTQ, encoded by the coding sequence ATGGAAAAACCGTGCATACTGCTCGCCGAAGATGAGGAAGATATCGCAAAAATTGAAAAAAGTTATTTAGAGCGTGCCGGTTACGAGGTACGGCTCGCCTGCGACGGAGAAGCGGCGTTGCGCATCGCACTCGAGTCGTCGCCGGATCTGCTCTTATTGGATTTGATGCTGCCGAAAAAATCCGGAGAAGAAGTGCTGCGCGCCGTCCGTGCGCATTCCTCACTTCCCGTCATAATTGTAAGCGCGAAATCCGAAGAAAATGACCGTATCAGCGGCCTGCAGCATGGAGCGGACGATTATCTGACCAAGCCGTTTTCGCCGCGCGAGCTGGTCGAGCGTGTACGCGCCGTTTTGCGGCGCACGGAAAACACGGCGCGCGCCGGCATTCTTTACACGGCAGACGGGCGTTTGCGCATCGATCTGGACCGCGCGCAGGTCAAAAAAGACGGTCAGGAGATCCATTTGACCAAAAATGAGTTTTCCATTTTGTGGACACTTTTTTCTCATCCGGGAAAAATATATACGCGCGAGGAAATTATTGAAACCACCTTCGGCATCGACTACGATGCGTACGATCGCGCAATCGACACCCACATAAAAAACATTCGGCAAAAGATTGAAGATTCACCGCGCAAACCTGTCTACATCAAAACGCTGTATGGATTGGGCTACCAAGCGGGCGGCATGAACGAACCGAAGGATGGAACACAATGA